In the Flavisolibacter tropicus genome, one interval contains:
- a CDS encoding Gfo/Idh/MocA family oxidoreductase: MKPINAALCSFGMSGKVFHGPFLQVLDGFNFYAVWERSKKLTQEIYPSVISYGSYEQLLADPNVELVIVNTPNYTHFDFAKKALLAGKHVVVEKPFTVTVEEGEELIALAKQQQRVLSVYQNRRFDSDYKVVKKVLKEDLLGEIVEAEFHFDRFKEELSPKVHKETAGPGTGSLYDLGSHLIDQALQLFGMPQELFADIRIIRPHSQVDDYFELLLYYPNKRVRLKSSYIVREPLPAYILHGTKGSFIKSKSDVQETALQAGEIPGSDTWGSEPEQERGFLHTERNGTVVREYIASENGNYGDYFKGIYDAIRLGSEVPVKPEQGLDVIRIIRKAFESNDQKKVVGM, from the coding sequence ATGAAACCAATTAACGCGGCTCTTTGTTCGTTTGGTATGTCAGGTAAAGTATTCCATGGCCCGTTTCTTCAGGTGCTAGACGGCTTTAATTTTTATGCCGTATGGGAGCGCAGTAAGAAACTGACACAGGAGATCTATCCTTCAGTTATCAGCTATGGTAGTTATGAACAGCTGCTGGCAGATCCGAATGTTGAATTAGTTATTGTCAATACACCAAACTATACACATTTTGACTTTGCTAAAAAAGCTTTGCTGGCTGGCAAGCATGTAGTTGTTGAAAAACCATTTACGGTTACCGTTGAAGAAGGCGAAGAATTAATTGCCTTGGCCAAGCAACAGCAACGAGTACTTTCTGTATATCAAAACAGACGCTTTGATAGCGATTATAAAGTGGTTAAGAAAGTATTAAAGGAGGATTTGCTAGGTGAAATTGTGGAAGCTGAATTTCATTTTGATCGGTTTAAAGAAGAATTGAGTCCCAAAGTACATAAAGAAACAGCAGGACCCGGCACCGGATCTCTTTACGATTTAGGTTCTCATTTAATAGACCAGGCTTTGCAGCTATTTGGCATGCCGCAGGAGCTATTTGCAGATATTCGGATTATTCGTCCGCACTCACAGGTAGATGATTATTTTGAACTATTGCTTTACTATCCGAATAAGCGGGTGCGACTAAAGTCCAGTTATATAGTTAGAGAACCACTGCCAGCCTATATTTTACATGGTACTAAAGGTTCTTTTATTAAATCGAAGTCGGACGTACAGGAAACCGCTTTGCAAGCTGGTGAAATACCTGGCTCAGATACCTGGGGCTCAGAACCAGAGCAAGAAAGAGGTTTTCTGCATACAGAAAGAAATGGTACTGTTGTTCGGGAATATATAGCTTCAGAAAATGGCAATTATGGAGACTATTTCAAGGGTATCTATGATGCTATCCGTTTAGGAAGTGAAGTGCCCGTAAAGCCAGAACAAGGGCTTGATGTAATCCGTATAATAAGAAAAGCATTTGAA
- a CDS encoding pectinesterase family protein, with product MMRKAFLGTFIVLLCHLVQAQHRITVAKDGSGQYKTVQAALNAVPEGNNKPVTIYIKKGIYKEVIVVDATKSFIKLVGEDAAKTILTYDNHAGTRMPNGDTLNTWTCASFFVYGNDFSAENVSFENNAGFTAGQAVALRIEGNRASFKNCRMVGFQDVLFLSGSGVKHYFRDCYIEGTTDFIFGAATAVFKKCHIHSKKNSHVTAASTNSIIPYGFVFLDCRLTADSNINKVSLGRPWSSTASVAYINCWMDSHIVPEGWNNWKNPANEATARYAEYNSSGPGANSDARVKWAKQLTTEEAKKMTLQNILGTWDPEK from the coding sequence ATGATGAGAAAAGCATTCCTCGGCACATTCATTGTGCTTCTTTGTCATTTGGTACAAGCACAACATCGGATAACAGTTGCTAAAGATGGTTCTGGGCAATACAAGACGGTGCAGGCAGCACTGAATGCTGTTCCTGAAGGAAACAACAAGCCGGTAACGATCTATATCAAAAAAGGTATTTATAAAGAAGTAATAGTAGTAGATGCCACCAAGAGTTTTATCAAGCTGGTTGGAGAAGATGCCGCGAAAACTATTCTAACGTATGATAATCATGCCGGCACACGTATGCCCAATGGAGACACGTTAAATACCTGGACCTGTGCTTCCTTCTTTGTTTATGGTAATGACTTTAGTGCGGAGAACGTGAGTTTTGAAAACAATGCGGGCTTTACGGCCGGACAAGCAGTTGCACTGCGTATTGAAGGAAACCGCGCTTCCTTTAAAAATTGCAGAATGGTAGGCTTTCAAGATGTATTATTCCTAAGTGGCTCAGGCGTTAAGCATTATTTTAGAGATTGCTATATAGAGGGCACAACCGATTTTATTTTTGGTGCAGCAACAGCCGTATTTAAAAAGTGTCATATCCATAGCAAGAAGAACTCGCATGTAACAGCAGCTTCTACCAATAGCATTATCCCTTACGGTTTTGTGTTTTTGGATTGCAGACTTACCGCCGATAGCAATATCAATAAAGTGTCGTTGGGTAGGCCATGGTCATCAACAGCCTCTGTTGCCTATATAAATTGCTGGATGGATTCGCATATTGTGCCTGAGGGGTGGAACAACTGGAAGAATCCGGCTAACGAAGCAACAGCCCGTTATGCTGAATATAATAGTTCCGGGCCAGGCGCTAATAGTGATGCGCGTGTAAAATGGGCTAAGCAGTTAACAACTGAAGAAGCAAAGAAAATGACTCTTCAGAATATTTTAGGAACTTGGGACCCTGAAAAATAG
- a CDS encoding rhamnogalacturonan acetylesterase has translation MKPYFFALAAVLFLTAFITPAKRKTKVYLIGDSTISIKEVKAYPETGWGMPFAYFFDSTIEVDNRAKNGRSTRTFISENLWQPVADALQEGDYVFIQFGHNDESKEKVDRYTTPEQYKANITRFVNEARTKKAIPILLTPVSRRKFVNGTAVETHEVYSPLVRELAKTLNTPFIDLDKTSQALYQQFGEETSKLLFLQVAPGEHPNYPEGKIDNTHFSELGARKIAQLVLADVKQLNLDLSNHIRQPEIKK, from the coding sequence ATGAAACCCTATTTCTTCGCATTAGCTGCTGTTCTATTCTTAACTGCATTTATTACACCTGCAAAAAGAAAGACCAAAGTCTATTTGATTGGTGATTCCACTATTTCCATTAAGGAAGTAAAAGCTTATCCGGAAACGGGTTGGGGAATGCCCTTTGCCTACTTCTTTGATTCTACTATAGAAGTTGATAATCGCGCTAAGAATGGGCGTAGCACCCGAACATTTATTAGTGAAAATCTTTGGCAGCCAGTGGCCGATGCTTTACAGGAAGGCGATTATGTATTTATACAGTTTGGTCATAATGACGAATCCAAAGAAAAAGTAGACCGGTATACAACTCCAGAACAGTATAAAGCGAATATCACTCGATTTGTCAATGAGGCTAGAACAAAAAAAGCCATTCCAATTTTATTGACACCTGTAAGCAGACGCAAGTTTGTGAATGGCACTGCCGTAGAAACGCATGAAGTCTACTCGCCATTGGTAAGGGAATTAGCCAAGACATTGAATACACCTTTTATTGATCTTGATAAGACAAGCCAGGCCTTGTACCAGCAATTTGGAGAAGAAACCTCCAAGCTTTTGTTCTTACAGGTGGCACCAGGTGAGCACCCTAACTATCCAGAAGGTAAAATAGATAATACCCATTTCAGTGAATTAGGGGCCCGTAAAATTGCGCAATTGGTATTAGCAGATGTAAAGCAGTTGAACCTGGATCTATCAAATCATATCCGTCAGCCGGAAATTAAAAAGTAA